One genomic segment of Devosia sp. includes these proteins:
- a CDS encoding TRAP transporter large permease translates to MLAEYALPLMLVILIATTVAGLPMGIAMIVSSVFYLFISGRDVGLGAEMVLNGIFGNFAAVAVPLFIFAANIMDAGKISDKLLNFCLALVGRLPGGMAQVNIMTSLVFSGMSGSAISDAAGVGKVVNDMMTREGRYPPGYAGALTAATAVVGPIFPPSIPMVYYALVSSASIGALFLGGVVPALILVGFQMVAAFITAKRRGFPVEQAIPWRLFPLIFLKALPALLMPVILLGGIYSGVFTPTEAAAVSAFYALLLALFAYRTLDFKAFKAVVYSTVKTTAVVSIVLCGAFVFNYVIAVERIPQMVYEFFAYYQMEAWLFLLLLNILFLLLGCVLDVSTIQLVIVPLFIPTALALGIDLVHLGVVLVLNMMIGLITPPMGMLLFVIKAVNGIPISAMIKELWPHLLLLVTVLLLITYVPDLVLWLPRQAGAMQ, encoded by the coding sequence ATGCTGGCTGAGTACGCCCTTCCCCTCATGCTCGTCATTCTGATCGCGACCACGGTCGCGGGGCTGCCCATGGGCATAGCCATGATCGTTTCGAGCGTGTTCTACCTGTTCATTTCGGGCCGTGACGTTGGTCTTGGCGCCGAAATGGTGCTGAACGGCATATTCGGGAATTTTGCCGCCGTAGCGGTGCCGCTGTTCATCTTCGCGGCCAATATCATGGATGCGGGCAAGATTTCCGACAAGCTGCTCAACTTCTGCCTGGCGCTGGTCGGCCGGTTGCCGGGCGGCATGGCGCAGGTCAATATCATGACGAGCCTGGTCTTTTCGGGGATGAGCGGCAGCGCCATTTCCGATGCCGCGGGCGTTGGCAAGGTGGTCAACGACATGATGACCCGCGAGGGCCGCTATCCGCCCGGCTATGCCGGGGCGCTGACGGCCGCCACCGCCGTGGTGGGCCCGATCTTCCCGCCATCCATTCCCATGGTCTATTATGCGCTGGTGTCTTCAGCCTCGATCGGGGCGCTGTTCCTGGGCGGGGTGGTGCCGGCGCTGATCCTGGTCGGCTTCCAGATGGTCGCCGCCTTCATCACCGCCAAGCGGCGCGGCTTTCCGGTCGAACAGGCCATTCCCTGGCGGCTGTTTCCGCTGATCTTCCTCAAGGCGCTGCCGGCGCTGCTGATGCCGGTCATCCTCTTGGGCGGCATCTATTCGGGCGTGTTCACGCCCACCGAGGCCGCTGCGGTTTCGGCATTCTATGCCCTGCTGCTGGCCCTGTTCGCCTATCGGACGCTCGACTTCAAGGCCTTCAAGGCGGTCGTCTATTCGACGGTCAAGACGACGGCCGTTGTCAGCATCGTGCTCTGCGGCGCCTTCGTCTTCAACTATGTCATTGCCGTCGAGCGCATCCCGCAGATGGTCTATGAGTTCTTCGCCTATTACCAGATGGAAGCCTGGCTGTTCCTGCTCCTGCTGAACATCCTCTTCCTGTTGCTCGGCTGCGTGCTCGACGTCTCGACCATCCAACTGGTGATCGTGCCGCTGTTCATCCCGACGGCGCTGGCCCTGGGGATCGACCTCGTGCATCTGGGCGTGGTGCTGGTGCTCAACATGATGATCGGCCTGATCACCCCGCCAATGGGCATGTTGCTCTTCGTCATCAAGGCGGTGAATGGCATTCCGATCAGCGCCATGATCAAGGAATTGTGGCCGCATCTGCTGCTGCTGGTGACCGTACTGCTGCTGATCACCTATGTGCCTGACCTGGTGCTGTGGCTGCCGCGGCAAGCCGGCGCCATGCAATAG
- a CDS encoding TRAP transporter small permease, with product MDETTPSASRMPGWLRVLKEGADLVGVLLFTAAFLGFIVQIFFRYVMNSPILWTEEVTMIAFVWTVFWAAAFIVNIRDHVTFDVVYEVMSPQVKRMMAIFSMVMLIIAFVLLIPATWDYLEFLMRKKSPVLRLPMTWIYGCYLLFVVNFTIQAALRLWRLFTPEWGKQI from the coding sequence ATGGACGAGACCACCCCATCCGCCAGCCGGATGCCCGGCTGGCTGCGGGTTCTCAAGGAGGGCGCCGACCTGGTCGGCGTCCTGCTGTTTACGGCCGCTTTCCTGGGCTTCATCGTCCAGATCTTCTTCCGCTACGTGATGAACAGCCCGATCCTGTGGACCGAAGAGGTCACCATGATCGCGTTCGTCTGGACGGTGTTCTGGGCCGCGGCCTTCATCGTCAACATCCGCGACCACGTGACCTTCGATGTCGTCTATGAGGTCATGTCACCACAGGTGAAGCGGATGATGGCGATTTTCTCCATGGTCATGCTGATCATCGCCTTCGTGCTGCTGATCCCGGCGACCTGGGACTATCTCGAATTCCTCATGCGCAAGAAAAGCCCGGTGCTGCGCCTGCCCATGACCTGGATCTACGGCTGCTACCTGCTGTTCGTGGTCAATTTCACCATCCAGGCCGCGCTGCGGCTCTGGCGTCTGTTCACGCCCGAATGGGGCAAGCAGATATAG
- a CDS encoding GntR family transcriptional regulator encodes MRSAEAAPPASEPELRSVKQAAYERFRQALFDGRLRPGQFVSQRELVAMLGLSIGALRELLPRLQFEGLLNVMPQRGIQITQIDLPMIRQAFQMRMAFEREAVVTAVRRLDDSVLDQQESLHRTVLDQVRTDPSPALFEHAQQVDDGFHNLLVAATQNDLLIQAYAVNAIRIRLIKLDRITLSASVLPSAFGDHLAIIAAIRARDAHAAMDAMDRHMMNARERALEL; translated from the coding sequence ATGCGATCCGCCGAAGCCGCCCCGCCCGCCAGCGAACCAGAACTGCGTTCTGTGAAGCAGGCGGCCTATGAGCGGTTTCGCCAGGCGCTGTTCGACGGGCGCCTGCGCCCCGGACAATTCGTGTCCCAGCGCGAACTGGTAGCCATGCTCGGCCTGTCGATCGGCGCCCTGCGCGAACTGCTGCCACGCCTGCAGTTCGAAGGGCTGCTCAACGTCATGCCGCAGCGCGGCATACAGATCACCCAGATCGATCTGCCCATGATCCGGCAGGCGTTCCAGATGCGCATGGCCTTCGAGCGCGAAGCCGTCGTCACCGCCGTGCGGCGTTTGGACGACAGCGTGCTCGATCAGCAGGAAAGCCTGCATCGCACCGTTCTCGACCAGGTGCGGACCGATCCGTCACCGGCCCTGTTCGAACATGCCCAGCAGGTGGATGACGGCTTCCACAACCTGCTGGTGGCCGCCACCCAGAACGACCTGCTCATCCAGGCCTATGCCGTCAACGCCATTCGCATCCGGCTGATCAAGCTCGACCGCATTACTCTCTCGGCCAGCGTCCTGCCCTCGGCATTCGGCGATCATCTCGCCATCATCGCCGCCATTCGCGCCCGCGACGCCCATGCCGCCATGGATGCCATGGACCGGCACATGATGAATGCGCGCGAGCGGGCCCTCGAACTCTAG
- a CDS encoding alpha-L-rhamnosidase, translating to MSPLVPYDLRCEHLATPRGLNTSAPRFSWALRGTGVERRQTAYRLCVTQSSGAPLWDSGKVTSPRTQMIDYAGPVLPKDAILSWTVTVWDENDTVSAAAEPATIFTGLAAGDWQAQWIARYFVLPAGREVPADNPYDNRWQARPADYLRRDFSARAEPVRALLYVTALGLYEAYLNGQRIGQDVMAPGWTDYHRRVDYQVHEVTDLVRSGGNVLGAIIGEGWYCGRVGHNQRRAGNHYGGRPAFLCQLHLTHADGSLEIITTDEHWQTRQGPICYSDFLMGEMVDARLDITGWDTAPGPLPGWQPVEVFVPDPAAPQLDAARMQPAREVARLPATFSHRTANGAAIFDLGQNIAGYVELSVSAKAGDRFTLRHAEMLDAAGEAYTANLRHAVATDIFVTRGGGRETFKPRFTFHGFRFVEVTLPEAMSPDDIGLVGIAIQSDTPLCGEIETGHAQTNQLLSNIFWSQRDNFLSVPTDCPQRDERYGWTADAQVFWKTAGYTMDVSAFLSKWMLDIEDGQSPDGAFPDVAPTKPLNPYRLTPQPGAPGWGDAPVIMAWEHWLRYADKGLLERYWPALEAWAAHIERANPDRLRRQAVYNNYGDWLSVGPASDRTLVATAYWVRVADLMVNIAGVLGHAGRAAHYTALGQTVRQAFAKAFLDADGHLSGDTQTAYLLALDFDILDAPASARAATRLVELIEAAGGHLQTGFLGVRHLLPVLTTIGRDDLAVAMLLKDTYPSWGFSIRHGATTIWERWDGWTPDNGFQSTNMNSFNHYAYGSVGEWIWSRLAGIDTTSTAPGYEAIRLAPLFDERIGMVRARYQSHRGSVASHWQFIEGTVHWTIDVPANCIAHVALPAGWRRRHDHADGWTLGSGEQSYDLERI from the coding sequence TTGTCTCCACTTGTTCCCTACGACCTGCGCTGCGAACACCTGGCCACGCCGCGCGGCCTCAATACGTCCGCGCCACGATTCTCCTGGGCGTTGCGCGGCACCGGCGTCGAGCGGCGCCAGACCGCCTATCGTCTTTGTGTCACCCAAAGTTCCGGCGCGCCGCTCTGGGACAGCGGCAAGGTGACCTCGCCGCGCACCCAGATGATCGACTATGCCGGCCCGGTCCTGCCAAAGGATGCCATCCTGAGCTGGACAGTAACCGTCTGGGACGAGAACGACACCGTCTCGGCCGCCGCCGAACCGGCCACCATTTTTACCGGTCTCGCCGCCGGAGACTGGCAGGCCCAATGGATTGCGCGCTACTTCGTGCTGCCCGCCGGCCGCGAAGTGCCCGCCGACAATCCCTACGACAATCGCTGGCAGGCCCGGCCGGCCGACTATCTGCGCCGCGATTTTTCTGCCCGCGCCGAGCCGGTGCGCGCCCTGCTCTATGTCACCGCGCTTGGCCTCTACGAAGCCTATCTCAATGGCCAGCGGATCGGGCAGGACGTCATGGCCCCGGGCTGGACCGACTATCACCGCCGCGTCGATTACCAGGTGCACGAGGTGACCGATCTGGTCCGCTCGGGCGGCAACGTGCTCGGCGCCATCATCGGGGAGGGCTGGTATTGCGGCCGCGTTGGCCACAATCAGCGGCGCGCCGGCAATCACTATGGCGGTCGTCCGGCCTTTCTTTGCCAATTGCATCTGACCCATGCCGATGGCTCCCTCGAGATCATCACCACCGATGAGCATTGGCAGACCCGGCAGGGCCCGATCTGCTATTCCGATTTCCTCATGGGCGAGATGGTCGATGCCCGGCTCGACATCACCGGCTGGGACACGGCGCCCGGCCCCCTGCCCGGCTGGCAGCCCGTCGAGGTCTTCGTGCCCGATCCGGCCGCGCCGCAACTCGACGCGGCCCGTATGCAACCGGCGCGGGAAGTCGCCCGGCTGCCGGCGACCTTTTCGCATCGCACGGCGAATGGCGCCGCCATTTTCGACCTCGGCCAGAACATTGCCGGCTATGTCGAACTCAGCGTGTCTGCCAAGGCCGGCGACCGCTTTACCCTCCGCCATGCCGAAATGCTCGATGCCGCGGGCGAGGCCTATACCGCCAATCTGCGCCATGCCGTCGCCACCGACATTTTCGTGACGCGCGGCGGCGGGCGTGAAACCTTCAAGCCCCGCTTCACCTTTCATGGTTTCCGCTTCGTCGAAGTCACCCTGCCCGAAGCCATGTCGCCGGACGACATCGGCCTTGTCGGGATAGCCATCCAGTCCGACACGCCGCTATGCGGGGAGATCGAGACCGGCCATGCACAGACCAACCAGCTGCTCTCCAATATCTTCTGGAGCCAGCGCGACAATTTCCTGTCCGTGCCCACCGATTGCCCGCAGCGCGACGAGCGCTATGGCTGGACCGCCGATGCCCAGGTGTTCTGGAAGACCGCCGGCTACACCATGGATGTTTCGGCCTTCCTCTCCAAATGGATGCTCGACATCGAAGATGGCCAGTCCCCCGACGGCGCCTTTCCCGATGTGGCGCCGACCAAGCCGCTCAATCCCTATCGCCTCACCCCACAGCCGGGCGCACCGGGTTGGGGCGATGCGCCGGTCATCATGGCCTGGGAACACTGGCTGCGCTACGCCGACAAGGGCCTCCTGGAGCGCTATTGGCCGGCCCTCGAGGCTTGGGCCGCGCACATCGAGCGCGCCAATCCTGATCGCCTAAGGCGCCAGGCCGTTTACAACAATTATGGCGACTGGCTGAGCGTCGGCCCGGCTTCGGACCGCACCCTGGTCGCCACCGCCTATTGGGTCCGCGTCGCCGATCTCATGGTCAATATCGCCGGAGTGCTCGGCCACGCCGGTCGCGCCGCGCACTACACAGCGCTTGGTCAGACAGTGCGCCAGGCCTTTGCCAAGGCTTTCCTCGATGCCGATGGACATCTGAGCGGCGATACCCAGACCGCCTATCTTCTGGCGCTCGATTTCGACATTCTCGACGCCCCCGCCTCGGCCCGCGCCGCCACCCGCCTCGTTGAACTCATCGAGGCTGCCGGCGGACATCTGCAGACCGGCTTTCTCGGCGTCCGCCACCTGTTGCCGGTGCTGACCACCATAGGGCGCGACGATCTTGCGGTCGCCATGCTGCTCAAGGACACCTATCCGAGCTGGGGCTTTTCCATCCGCCATGGCGCGACCACCATCTGGGAGCGCTGGGATGGCTGGACACCTGATAACGGCTTCCAGAGCACCAATATGAACTCCTTCAACCACTACGCCTATGGCTCGGTGGGCGAATGGATCTGGTCGCGTCTGGCCGGAATTGACACGACGAGCACCGCGCCCGGCTATGAAGCCATCCGCCTTGCGCCCCTGTTTGATGAACGGATCGGCATGGTTCGCGCTCGCTATCAGTCACACCGCGGCTCCGTCGCCAGTCACTGGCAGTTCATAGAGGGCACCGTGCACTGGACCATTGACGTTCCGGCCAATTGTATCGCCCATGTCGCCCTGCCCGCCGGCTGGCGCCGGCGCCATGACCATGCGGACGGATGGACGCTCGGTTCCGGCGAGCAGAGCTACGACCTCGAAAGGATCTGA
- a CDS encoding dihydrodipicolinate synthase family protein, with amino-acid sequence MSAAPLKGVIAASITPIAADLSVDIGRLAAHTHRLIDNGCAYVSTFGTTGEGASFSTAEKLKALGALRDAGADMSRQVPGVMTPTLDDAAAMVTGIAALGCRAALVLPPFYYGTSEAGIADWFDALVERTRSATDIDLLLYNIPQLSRIRFTRELVETIISRHGSRIAGIKDSTGDVDNGVMLARSFPNLAVFTGDDRVLPTLLANGGAGMIGGMPNVFARDLRSLYDDRTNAAILDKQTQRILAVDKYGSLIALKAALAAYLDDEDFARVLPPLKALDGDGRAKLLASFAQTGFDAAA; translated from the coding sequence GTGTCCGCAGCCCCTCTCAAAGGCGTCATCGCCGCATCGATCACCCCGATCGCCGCCGACCTGTCCGTGGACATCGGCCGGCTCGCCGCGCACACGCATCGCCTGATCGACAATGGCTGCGCCTATGTCTCGACCTTCGGCACCACCGGAGAGGGCGCATCCTTCTCCACCGCCGAAAAACTCAAGGCCCTTGGCGCCCTGCGCGATGCCGGCGCCGACATGTCGCGACAGGTCCCGGGCGTCATGACCCCGACGCTCGACGACGCTGCCGCCATGGTCACCGGCATCGCCGCGCTCGGCTGCCGGGCGGCTCTCGTGCTGCCGCCCTTCTACTATGGCACCAGCGAGGCCGGCATTGCTGACTGGTTCGACGCGCTGGTCGAACGCACCCGCTCTGCCACCGATATCGACCTGCTGCTCTACAATATCCCCCAGCTCAGCCGCATCCGCTTCACGCGCGAACTGGTCGAAACCATTATTTCCCGCCACGGCAGCCGCATTGCCGGGATCAAGGATTCCACCGGCGACGTCGACAATGGCGTCATGCTGGCGCGCAGCTTTCCGAACCTGGCCGTCTTTACCGGCGATGACCGCGTTCTGCCGACGCTGCTGGCCAATGGCGGTGCCGGCATGATCGGCGGCATGCCCAATGTCTTCGCGCGCGATCTGCGCAGCCTTTATGACGACCGCACCAATGCGGCCATTCTCGACAAGCAGACCCAGCGCATCCTGGCGGTGGACAAATACGGCTCCCTGATTGCCCTCAAGGCCGCCCTGGCTGCCTATCTCGATGACGAGGATTTCGCCCGCGTCCTGCCCCCGCTCAAGGCACTGGATGGGGATGGACGCGCCAAGCTGCTGGCATCTTTTGCCCAAACCGGATTTGATGCGGCCGCGTGA
- a CDS encoding DUF5060 domain-containing protein: MTMTTVAQWDVFEASFPGPSAGNPFLDVTLEASFQQKSRIVRVPGFYDGDGIFRVRFMPDTEGEWTFSTRSNVGELDGKGGKFTAAAPQEGVHGPVRVANKFHFAYADGTPFLSFGTTCYAWTHQPLSEQAKTLETLRKTRFNKLRMGVFPKDYPYNVNAALHDVYQKGADGSYDFDRPNPESFRHFENQVKALGEMGIEADIIIFHPYDRWGYCDMSEAQDYAYVQYLAARLAAYRNVWWSLANEYDFLLNTKPMHQWERYFHILEENDPYGHLRSIHNGDPEANYDHRKPWVTHVCIQNWDVKRTGDWRLAYGKPVVNDEPEYEGDIIQVWGNISAQELVHRFWVTAMRGGYAGHGETFSNPDDLIWWAKGGALHGQAWTRIGFLRDLMETDIKQGFEPIDPQTRYPWNRVSGARDGDTTIIYLGEHQPVIWAAGLPQDEGDYEVDLIDTWAMTVEPAKLVPAPQNHPTRHGAVVMQRKPDAAFAVELPGRPYLAIRVRKR; this comes from the coding sequence GTGACGATGACGACAGTGGCGCAATGGGATGTGTTCGAGGCCAGTTTTCCTGGGCCATCCGCCGGAAATCCGTTCCTCGATGTTACGCTGGAAGCTTCTTTCCAGCAGAAGAGCCGCATTGTGCGCGTGCCGGGATTCTATGACGGCGACGGCATTTTCCGGGTGCGATTCATGCCCGATACCGAGGGTGAGTGGACGTTTTCGACCAGGTCCAATGTCGGCGAACTGGATGGCAAGGGCGGAAAATTCACCGCGGCCGCGCCCCAGGAGGGCGTGCACGGGCCGGTGCGGGTCGCCAACAAGTTCCACTTCGCCTATGCCGATGGCACGCCCTTCCTGTCCTTTGGCACCACCTGCTATGCCTGGACGCATCAGCCGTTGAGCGAGCAGGCCAAGACACTCGAAACGCTCAGGAAAACACGCTTCAACAAATTGCGCATGGGCGTCTTCCCCAAGGACTATCCCTACAATGTCAACGCGGCATTGCACGACGTCTATCAGAAGGGCGCCGACGGCAGTTACGACTTCGACCGGCCCAATCCCGAGAGTTTCCGGCATTTCGAGAACCAAGTGAAGGCGCTGGGAGAGATGGGTATCGAAGCCGATATCATCATCTTCCATCCCTATGATCGCTGGGGCTATTGCGACATGAGCGAGGCCCAGGACTACGCCTATGTGCAATACCTCGCCGCGCGTCTTGCCGCCTATCGCAATGTCTGGTGGTCGCTGGCCAACGAGTATGATTTCCTGCTCAATACCAAGCCGATGCACCAGTGGGAGCGCTATTTCCATATCCTGGAAGAGAACGATCCCTATGGGCATTTGCGCTCGATTCACAATGGCGATCCGGAAGCCAACTACGATCACCGCAAGCCTTGGGTGACCCATGTCTGCATCCAGAACTGGGACGTGAAACGCACCGGGGACTGGCGGCTGGCCTATGGCAAGCCGGTGGTTAATGACGAGCCTGAATATGAAGGCGACATCATCCAGGTCTGGGGCAATATTTCCGCGCAGGAACTGGTGCACCGCTTCTGGGTGACGGCGATGCGCGGCGGGTATGCAGGCCATGGCGAGACCTTTTCAAACCCGGATGACCTGATCTGGTGGGCCAAAGGCGGCGCGTTGCACGGACAGGCCTGGACGCGGATCGGTTTCCTGCGCGATCTCATGGAAACCGATATAAAACAAGGGTTTGAGCCGATCGATCCGCAAACGCGCTATCCCTGGAACCGGGTGTCGGGCGCGCGGGACGGGGACACAACCATCATCTATCTGGGTGAGCATCAGCCGGTGATCTGGGCCGCCGGACTGCCGCAGGATGAGGGGGATTATGAGGTCGATCTCATCGATACCTGGGCCATGACGGTGGAGCCTGCCAAACTGGTTCCGGCGCCGCAGAACCACCCGACCCGGCATGGTGCGGTGGTCATGCAGCGCAAGCCGGATGCCGCTTTCGCGGTGGAACTGCCGGGCCGGCCATACCTCGCCATCCGCGTTCGGAAGCGGTGA
- a CDS encoding sialic acid TRAP transporter substrate-binding protein SiaP: MTMKTFAIAAVSTLALTVAAGAQDKLEIKYTVPSVPTDLHTQAMKVFADKLEELVPGRFDIQLYDSGSLFAQGADLDALQRGNAEMTYVSYQLIADAIPEYGLLTAGYLFQNPQHYRAFLGSDIGAEFKQRVSDDMGIQLLDACYLGTRQVNLRTARDVQTPDDLAGVKLRMPSSDAWLFLGQALGANPTPLPFGEVYLGLQSGTIDGQDNPLPSVEAAKFYEVTEQIVLTSHLVDAINVAVNNQTWEQLTDDEKAAMTEAAIASCDWNNEKRVADEERLVSFFEEQGLTVTTPDVDAFRSHVQDFYLNSDRAAAWPEGWIEQINALAAE, from the coding sequence ATGACCATGAAGACTTTTGCCATTGCCGCCGTTTCCACCCTGGCTCTCACCGTCGCCGCCGGCGCACAGGACAAGCTGGAGATCAAGTACACGGTTCCGAGCGTGCCGACCGACCTGCATACGCAGGCCATGAAGGTTTTTGCCGACAAGCTTGAAGAACTGGTCCCCGGCCGCTTCGACATCCAGCTCTATGATTCGGGCTCGCTGTTTGCCCAGGGCGCCGACCTCGACGCGCTGCAGCGCGGCAATGCCGAAATGACCTATGTGTCCTATCAGCTGATCGCCGACGCCATTCCCGAATACGGCCTGCTTACCGCCGGCTACCTGTTCCAGAACCCGCAGCACTACCGCGCCTTCCTCGGCAGCGATATCGGCGCCGAGTTCAAGCAGCGCGTGTCCGACGACATGGGCATCCAGCTGCTCGATGCCTGCTATCTGGGTACGCGGCAGGTGAACCTGCGCACCGCCCGCGACGTGCAGACCCCGGATGACCTGGCCGGCGTCAAGCTGCGCATGCCTTCGTCCGACGCCTGGCTGTTCCTTGGCCAGGCCCTGGGCGCCAATCCGACCCCGCTGCCGTTCGGTGAAGTCTATCTCGGCCTGCAGTCCGGCACGATCGACGGCCAGGACAACCCGCTGCCATCGGTGGAAGCGGCCAAGTTCTACGAAGTGACCGAGCAGATCGTGCTGACCAGCCACCTGGTCGACGCCATCAACGTGGCCGTCAACAACCAGACCTGGGAACAACTGACCGACGACGAGAAGGCAGCAATGACCGAGGCGGCCATTGCCTCCTGCGACTGGAACAATGAAAAGCGCGTGGCCGACGAAGAGCGCCTCGTGAGCTTCTTCGAGGAACAGGGCCTGACGGTCACTACCCCGGATGTGGATGCCTTCCGCAGCCACGTGCAGGACTTCTACCTCAATTCCGATCGCGCCGCGGCATGGCCGGAAGGCTGGATCGAGCAGATCAACGCCCTGGCTGCCGAGTAA
- a CDS encoding DUF5060 domain-containing protein: protein MTNQAQANGDASLWATYELALEGPSSGNPFEDVSLQATFRQKDRVVRVSGFYDGQGKYKVRFLPHVTGTWTYETRSNVPALDGVSGSFAVGAAKPGHHGPVRVSNRHHFRHADGTRYINIGTTAYVWNLQGDAMEEETLRTLKDAPFTKIRMCVFPKHYRYNQNEPDRYPFPVIKTGSSEWTGSFRGEFGWEFDFSRFEPDYFQHLEKRINQLAEIGVEADLIIFHPYDRWGFSRMTAEQDDRYLKYLVARLAAFPNVWWSMANEYDLMPSKTMADWDRFIHVVSDNDPYGHLLGVHNCFAFYDHNHPRITHASIQRSGANQSALWREKYGKPVSIDECCYEGDIAELWGNISGQKMVRRFWDGTVNGGYVTHGETYYNDEENLWWAKGGTLTGESVARIAFLRRILEEGPDEGLDPVKSTGAYRTTVAGGLDNVVLAQLFQPTPGEEDWPRVQAWFATAGQPHRYYLSYLGENQPSEFAVATPPGEKYSATLIDTWEMTEKTLSDCVERGDVLHFSPKPYQALLFRRVDGE from the coding sequence ATGACCAATCAGGCCCAGGCCAATGGCGATGCATCGCTATGGGCGACATATGAACTTGCTCTTGAAGGACCGAGTTCTGGCAATCCTTTCGAGGATGTCTCGTTGCAGGCCACGTTCCGGCAGAAAGATCGGGTGGTTCGTGTTTCCGGCTTCTACGACGGGCAGGGGAAATACAAGGTGCGTTTCCTGCCCCACGTGACCGGTACATGGACTTACGAAACCAGGAGCAATGTTCCGGCACTTGATGGGGTGAGCGGCAGCTTTGCGGTGGGTGCAGCAAAGCCCGGTCACCACGGGCCGGTGCGCGTCTCCAATCGGCACCACTTCCGCCATGCCGACGGCACCCGCTACATCAATATCGGCACCACGGCCTATGTGTGGAACCTGCAGGGCGACGCCATGGAGGAGGAGACGCTCAGGACCCTCAAGGACGCGCCCTTCACCAAGATCCGCATGTGCGTCTTCCCCAAGCACTATCGGTACAACCAGAACGAGCCGGACCGTTATCCCTTCCCGGTGATCAAGACCGGATCAAGCGAATGGACCGGCAGTTTCCGCGGTGAGTTCGGCTGGGAGTTCGACTTTTCGCGTTTCGAACCCGACTATTTCCAGCACCTAGAAAAGCGCATCAACCAGCTGGCGGAAATCGGCGTCGAGGCCGACCTGATCATCTTCCACCCCTATGATCGCTGGGGCTTTTCGAGGATGACGGCGGAGCAGGACGACCGGTATCTCAAATATCTGGTCGCGCGGCTGGCGGCGTTTCCCAATGTCTGGTGGTCGATGGCCAATGAATATGACCTCATGCCGTCCAAGACCATGGCGGATTGGGATCGGTTCATTCACGTGGTTTCGGACAACGATCCCTATGGGCACCTGCTGGGTGTCCACAATTGCTTTGCCTTTTATGACCACAACCATCCCCGCATCACCCATGCGAGCATCCAGCGGTCCGGTGCCAACCAATCTGCGCTGTGGCGGGAGAAATACGGCAAGCCGGTTTCCATCGACGAGTGCTGCTACGAGGGCGACATTGCCGAGCTGTGGGGGAATATTTCAGGCCAGAAGATGGTCAGGCGCTTCTGGGACGGAACCGTCAATGGCGGCTATGTCACCCATGGCGAGACCTACTACAATGACGAGGAAAACCTGTGGTGGGCCAAGGGCGGCACCCTGACCGGCGAGAGCGTGGCCCGCATTGCCTTCCTGCGCAGGATCCTGGAGGAAGGCCCGGACGAGGGGCTCGATCCCGTCAAGTCGACCGGCGCCTACCGCACCACGGTCGCCGGCGGGCTCGACAATGTCGTTCTTGCGCAACTGTTTCAGCCGACGCCGGGCGAAGAGGATTGGCCCCGGGTGCAGGCCTGGTTTGCCACCGCCGGCCAGCCGCATCGCTACTATCTTTCCTATCTCGGCGAGAACCAGCCCAGTGAATTTGCCGTGGCAACGCCGCCGGGCGAAAAATACTCGGCGACCCTGATCGACACCTGGGAAATGACCGAAAAGACCCTTTCGGACTGCGTCGAGCGTGGTGACGTGCTGCACTTCTCGCCAAAGCCCTATCAGGCCCTGCTGTTCAGGCGGGTGGACGGAGAGTGA